A genome region from Staphylococcus capitis subsp. capitis includes the following:
- a CDS encoding copper resistance protein CopC, whose translation MLVHSKMTKYMIALIVIILMTLVPAFQQQASAHATLEKTTPQDRGVVKDKPEDIQLEYNEPVNAKYSNITLYNDKGKKISEVKPTTSGWSKTLEFPGDQIAKGTNTVEWHAISADGHEVSNKFEFSVGKVTAKNVDTSDSFYEQPSFWFGVFRYLTEGATIILVGLFWMNGIAKRRGLKQFNILPKQVGVAWIMGMSILMSILVYMMTLTSDVLNDILSFKANVIMQFPYIISSIALIVLFILMVLKDMEKLWYWLVSLAMILAIAMSGHAWSQHVPLWSIVIRTLHLAGMTLWLGALVYLICYAKNGRGNQLTNVRHMLLKTNITAVALLIISGVLMAIDETNVLAIWNNIQAWTVFIIIKVIGTLIMMILGFYQTYRALGKRNHVNKVTLFTELIIGIILIFAGVMMSQINIPS comes from the coding sequence ATGTTAGTACATAGTAAAATGACAAAGTACATGATTGCATTGATAGTTATAATATTAATGACATTGGTTCCAGCCTTTCAGCAACAAGCTTCTGCACATGCAACTTTAGAAAAAACAACACCGCAAGATAGAGGGGTTGTTAAAGATAAACCAGAAGACATACAGCTGGAATATAATGAGCCAGTCAATGCAAAATATTCAAATATAACTTTATATAATGATAAAGGTAAAAAAATAAGTGAAGTAAAACCTACAACTTCAGGATGGTCAAAAACTTTAGAATTTCCTGGAGATCAAATTGCTAAAGGGACAAATACAGTTGAATGGCATGCGATTTCAGCAGATGGTCATGAAGTGAGTAATAAATTTGAGTTTTCAGTAGGCAAGGTGACTGCTAAAAATGTTGATACCTCTGATTCTTTTTATGAACAACCAAGCTTTTGGTTTGGTGTATTTCGATACCTCACAGAAGGTGCAACGATTATTTTAGTTGGCTTGTTCTGGATGAATGGTATTGCTAAACGTCGAGGATTAAAGCAATTTAACATATTACCTAAACAGGTCGGTGTCGCATGGATAATGGGGATGTCGATTCTTATGTCGATACTCGTTTATATGATGACACTCACATCAGATGTGTTAAACGATATTTTATCTTTTAAAGCTAACGTCATTATGCAATTTCCATATATCATTAGTTCAATTGCGCTTATTGTATTATTTATATTAATGGTTCTTAAAGATATGGAAAAATTATGGTACTGGCTTGTGTCGTTAGCAATGATATTAGCTATAGCAATGTCTGGTCATGCGTGGTCACAACATGTGCCACTTTGGTCTATAGTAATTAGAACGCTACATTTAGCAGGAATGACACTATGGTTAGGCGCGTTAGTCTATCTGATTTGTTACGCTAAAAATGGACGTGGCAATCAATTAACAAATGTTAGACATATGCTTTTGAAAACGAATATTACAGCGGTAGCTTTATTGATAATTTCTGGTGTCCTGATGGCTATTGACGAAACAAATGTCTTAGCTATATGGAATAATATACAAGCTTGGACAGTATTTATCATTATTAAAGTGATTGGTACATTAATCATGATGATTTTAGGATTTTACCAAACGTACCGTGCTTTAGGTAAAAGAAATCATGTAAACAAAGTAACTCTATTTACAGAACTTATTATCGGCATTATTTTAATTTTTGCCGGTGTGATGATGAGTCAAATTAATATCCCAAGTTAA
- a CDS encoding YbgA family protein, whose protein sequence is MKERGKIEKLWREEKYRVLLHDQNAYNIIRALLKESPSLEEVQFQINEAINHSPTTGSIINAYEHMWGYFKNIATENEKHKALMLKDDFMNHQIELDTLLSYLSQLANKYDIKYLQESTVLN, encoded by the coding sequence ATGAAAGAACGTGGAAAAATAGAAAAGCTTTGGCGAGAAGAGAAATATCGCGTATTACTACATGATCAAAATGCCTATAACATAATTAGAGCACTGCTAAAAGAATCACCCTCTCTTGAAGAAGTACAATTTCAAATTAATGAAGCAATTAATCATTCTCCAACAACTGGCTCAATTATTAATGCCTATGAACACATGTGGGGTTATTTTAAAAATATAGCAACTGAAAATGAAAAACATAAGGCATTGATGTTAAAGGATGACTTTATGAATCATCAAATTGAATTGGACACCCTACTAAGTTATTTGAGTCAACTTGCTAATAAGTATGACATTAAATACCTTCAAGAAAGTACAGTACTAAATTAA
- a CDS encoding TetR/AcrR family transcriptional regulator, translating to MKEDRRIRKTKSSIKKAFTTLLQHKELDKITIRDITTEADVNRGTFYLHYEDKYMLLSDMEDECISELAHLTDFNQIDGDTVEDISELFIDRVLTKILQHIDDNLDFYQIILQLDRRSKLEEKISLLIKQNMNRYMSINHEIDGIPEMYFHSYVAGATINTIKYWVLDPNRISVDELTHHIYKIVYNGPLRIMAEYKYKMNHA from the coding sequence TTGAAAGAAGATAGGCGAATAAGAAAGACAAAATCTTCCATTAAGAAGGCATTTACAACATTATTACAACACAAAGAGCTCGATAAAATTACGATTAGAGATATTACAACTGAAGCTGATGTGAATAGAGGAACCTTCTATTTACATTATGAAGATAAATATATGTTGCTTTCAGATATGGAAGATGAGTGTATTTCAGAGCTAGCTCATCTAACGGATTTTAATCAAATAGATGGGGACACTGTTGAAGATATTTCAGAACTCTTTATAGATAGAGTTCTTACTAAAATCCTTCAACATATAGATGATAATTTAGATTTTTATCAAATCATTCTACAGTTAGATCGTCGAAGTAAACTTGAAGAGAAAATAAGTTTATTAATTAAACAAAATATGAATCGATATATGAGTATTAATCATGAAATAGATGGTATACCAGAGATGTATTTTCATAGCTATGTCGCAGGCGCTACAATAAATACTATTAAATATTGGGTTTTAGACCCAAATCGTATTTCAGTTGATGAATTAACACATCATATTTATAAAATTGTTTATAATGGACCATTACGAATTATGGCAGAATATAAATATAAAATGAATCATGCCTAA
- a CDS encoding magnesium transporter CorA family protein gives MITAYKHESINSNEIIETKVDHSASWINVVEPEREEIEELMEIYNIPEDFIRDPLDSEESARIEYDEDTGYSLIIIDLPIVNSTNRRVLSFVTIPLGIIIGNGIIMTVCDAENEFLENFARQDDINLKFHSRFALEILLTIANHYNRNLRLLNKSRIRIEKDLKNNITNKQLFKLMEVEKSLVYFLAALKGNDTIIKKLFRLPAIKRFEEDEELLEDLVIENNQAIETTELHQRILESITTSYASLLSNDMNTIMKTLTLFTVLLTLPTLVFSFFGMNVPLPIDDHSYVSWVIVVGISLILVAIVSIYLWRKQKL, from the coding sequence ATGATTACTGCTTATAAACATGAAAGTATAAATTCAAATGAAATTATTGAAACTAAAGTGGATCATAGCGCGTCTTGGATTAACGTTGTTGAACCTGAACGTGAAGAAATTGAAGAATTAATGGAAATCTACAACATTCCAGAGGACTTTATCCGTGACCCATTAGATTCTGAAGAAAGTGCACGTATAGAATATGACGAAGATACTGGCTATTCACTCATTATTATCGACTTACCTATTGTCAACTCTACAAACCGTCGCGTACTTTCGTTTGTTACTATTCCACTAGGTATCATTATAGGTAATGGCATTATCATGACCGTTTGTGATGCCGAAAATGAATTTCTTGAAAATTTTGCAAGACAAGATGATATTAATTTAAAATTTCATAGTCGCTTTGCACTTGAAATTCTATTAACAATTGCAAATCACTATAATAGAAATTTAAGATTATTAAATAAATCGCGAATTCGTATCGAGAAAGATTTAAAGAATAACATTACTAACAAACAATTATTTAAACTTATGGAAGTTGAAAAAAGCTTAGTTTATTTCTTAGCGGCATTAAAAGGTAATGATACAATTATTAAAAAACTATTTCGTTTACCTGCAATCAAACGCTTTGAAGAAGATGAAGAATTACTTGAAGACTTAGTAATCGAAAATAATCAAGCTATTGAAACAACCGAATTACATCAACGTATCCTTGAAAGTATTACAACATCTTATGCTTCATTACTATCTAACGACATGAATACAATAATGAAGACATTAACACTGTTTACTGTATTACTTACTCTTCCTACGCTCGTGTTTAGTTTCTTCGGTATGAACGTACCATTACCTATAGACGACCATAGTTATGTTTCATGGGTAATCGTTGTAGGTATATCATTGATACTTGTTGCAATAGTGAGTATCTATTTATGGCGTAAACAAAAGCTTTAA
- a CDS encoding DUF2871 domain-containing protein — protein MRRLLYSFLFYMIIGLLSGFYYRELTKAHHFTGDTQLALVHTHTLILGMFMFLLLLPLEKVFKLSSYYLFNWFFIVYHLGVIVTIGMMTYKGTLQVIGAKYSPEALAGFAGIGHTGMLAGLLLLFFLLRQAIITEPKD, from the coding sequence ATGCGTAGATTACTATATTCTTTTTTATTCTATATGATTATAGGACTATTAAGTGGTTTCTATTACAGAGAATTAACTAAAGCGCATCATTTTACGGGTGATACACAATTAGCATTAGTACATACTCATACACTTATACTCGGAATGTTTATGTTCTTACTTTTATTACCACTTGAAAAGGTATTTAAATTAAGTAGTTATTATTTATTTAATTGGTTCTTTATCGTCTATCATTTAGGTGTCATAGTGACAATAGGCATGATGACTTATAAAGGTACTTTACAAGTGATTGGTGCAAAATATTCACCAGAAGCTTTAGCAGGCTTTGCTGGTATAGGTCATACGGGAATGCTAGCAGGACTGTTATTATTATTCTTTTTACTTAGACAAGCAATTATTACTGAACCTAAGGATTAA
- a CDS encoding sucrose-specific PTS transporter subunit IIBC, translated as MSYKKSAEDILQAIGGEENLDAIAHCATRLRLVLNDESKVDEETLNNMDVVKGTFSTGGQYQIIIGSGTVNKVFNELEKITGKEASTTSDVKDKSTKNMNPLQKFVKMLSDIFVPIIPAIVAGGLLMGLNNILTAKDLFYKGQSFIDVHSQFAGLAEMINVFANAPFTLLPILIGFSAAKRFGGNPFLGAALGMILVHPSLMSAYDFPKAVEAGKAIPHWDIFGLHINQVGYQGQVLPMLVAAYILATIEKWLRKVIPTVLDNLLTPLLSIFVTAFITFLFVGPITRQLGYWLSDGLTWLYDFGGAIGGLIFGLLYAPIVITGMHHSFIAVETTLIADATKTGGSFIFPIATMSNVAQGGAAIAAFFIIKHNKKLKGVASAAGISALLGITEPAMFGVNLKLRYPFIGAVVGSGLGSAYISFFKVKAIALGTAGLPGFISINPAHAGWLHYLIGMMIAFIVSIVVTFVLSKRKTYKAAAK; from the coding sequence ATGAGCTATAAGAAATCTGCTGAAGATATATTACAAGCAATAGGTGGGGAAGAAAACCTTGATGCTATTGCACATTGTGCTACAAGATTAAGATTAGTTCTTAATGATGAAAGCAAAGTAGATGAAGAAACGCTAAATAATATGGATGTAGTAAAGGGAACTTTCTCAACTGGGGGACAGTATCAAATCATTATTGGATCTGGGACTGTTAACAAAGTATTTAATGAATTAGAGAAAATTACTGGCAAAGAGGCATCAACGACATCAGATGTTAAAGATAAGTCGACTAAAAATATGAATCCTTTACAAAAATTTGTGAAAATGTTGTCAGATATATTTGTTCCTATTATTCCAGCAATTGTAGCTGGTGGTTTATTGATGGGATTGAATAACATTCTAACTGCCAAAGATTTGTTCTATAAAGGACAATCATTCATTGATGTTCACAGTCAATTTGCTGGCTTGGCTGAAATGATAAACGTCTTTGCAAATGCACCATTTACTTTACTTCCTATTTTAATAGGATTTAGTGCAGCTAAACGTTTTGGGGGTAATCCTTTCTTAGGTGCCGCACTAGGCATGATATTAGTTCATCCTAGTTTAATGAGCGCTTATGATTTTCCTAAAGCAGTTGAAGCAGGGAAAGCTATTCCCCATTGGGATATTTTTGGATTACATATTAATCAGGTGGGCTATCAAGGACAAGTGCTTCCCATGTTAGTTGCTGCGTATATTTTAGCTACAATTGAAAAGTGGCTACGTAAAGTGATACCGACTGTTTTGGATAATTTACTGACACCATTGTTATCTATATTTGTTACAGCTTTTATCACATTTTTATTCGTTGGACCTATTACACGTCAATTAGGATATTGGTTATCAGATGGACTAACTTGGTTGTATGATTTTGGTGGGGCTATAGGAGGCCTCATATTCGGCTTACTTTATGCACCAATTGTAATTACTGGCATGCATCATAGCTTCATCGCAGTTGAAACGACCTTGATTGCTGACGCCACTAAAACGGGAGGTTCGTTCATCTTTCCAATTGCTACTATGTCTAATGTTGCTCAAGGTGGTGCAGCCATTGCAGCATTCTTTATAATTAAACATAATAAAAAACTAAAAGGTGTGGCATCTGCAGCTGGAATTTCTGCATTATTAGGTATTACGGAACCAGCGATGTTTGGTGTCAATCTTAAATTAAGATATCCATTTATAGGTGCTGTTGTGGGATCTGGATTAGGTTCAGCTTACATTTCATTTTTCAAAGTGAAAGCTATTGCACTGGGTACTGCAGGTTTACCAGGATTTATATCTATTAATCCAGCGCATGCAGGTTGGTTACACTATCTCATAGGTATGATGATTGCCTTTATTGTGTCAATCGTTGTTACATTTGTTTTATCGAAAAGAAAGACCTATAAAGCTGCAGCTAAATAA
- a CDS encoding acryloyl-CoA reductase yields MVEKFQAFIVDQDDKGNVSHDFKKISKEDLPEGDVLIKVHYSGINYKDALATQDNNAIVKSYPMVPGIDLAGTIEETNAPGLEVGDEVIVTSYDLGVSHYGGFSEYARVKSEWVINLPEGLTLEEAMIYGTAGYTAGLAIEKLEKAGMTIEGKEVLVRGATGGVGTLAMLMLENLGYDVIASTGRKNVDADLKELGATEVINRLPDNDEKALASRTWQAAIDPVGGQNLPYIVKRLDNNGSVAVIGMTGGNEFESSIFPFILRGVSIIGIDSVFTPIKLRRRVWRRLARDLKPNQLHDIKHVISFDELPQAIDKVINHENTGRIIIDFNASK; encoded by the coding sequence ATGGTAGAAAAGTTTCAAGCATTTATAGTTGATCAAGACGACAAAGGTAACGTTTCTCATGATTTTAAAAAGATAAGTAAAGAGGATTTACCTGAAGGTGACGTTCTCATTAAGGTTCACTATTCTGGAATTAATTATAAAGACGCTTTGGCTACACAAGATAACAATGCAATTGTAAAAAGTTATCCTATGGTGCCTGGTATTGATTTGGCTGGTACTATTGAAGAAACGAATGCACCTGGATTAGAAGTTGGAGATGAAGTCATTGTTACAAGCTATGACTTAGGTGTAAGTCATTATGGTGGTTTCAGTGAATACGCACGTGTGAAATCAGAGTGGGTTATTAACTTACCAGAGGGACTTACTCTAGAAGAAGCTATGATTTATGGAACTGCTGGATATACAGCTGGCTTAGCTATTGAAAAATTAGAAAAAGCTGGCATGACTATTGAAGGAAAAGAAGTTTTAGTAAGAGGAGCAACAGGTGGCGTTGGCACACTTGCTATGCTTATGTTAGAGAATCTGGGATATGACGTGATAGCTAGTACCGGCCGAAAGAATGTTGACGCTGATTTAAAAGAACTTGGTGCTACTGAAGTAATCAATCGCCTACCAGATAATGATGAAAAAGCATTGGCATCACGCACTTGGCAAGCAGCCATTGACCCTGTCGGTGGTCAAAATTTACCTTATATTGTTAAACGTTTAGATAATAATGGCAGTGTAGCAGTAATTGGTATGACTGGTGGCAATGAGTTTGAAAGTTCGATTTTTCCATTTATCTTAAGAGGTGTAAGTATTATTGGCATTGATTCAGTTTTCACACCAATCAAGTTACGTCGTCGTGTATGGAGAAGATTAGCAAGAGATTTAAAACCAAATCAACTTCATGATATTAAGCATGTCATTTCTTTTGATGAACTTCCTCAAGCTATTGATAAAGTGATTAACCATGAAAATACTGGTCGCATTATAATAGATTTTAATGCTTCAAAATAA
- a CDS encoding ABC transporter permease, whose protein sequence is MNIFKSKLLWLAPIAAILILVIFSLAFYPAFNPKPKDLPIAIVNNDEGTTIQSNKVDIGKKIEDKLLDSDSDKIKWIKVDKESDLKKGFDNEKYYGAVVFEKDFSKNAMSKTQKVVMDSKKSEMKEKVESGEIPAQQAQKMKEKMGNQSVNVKQAKLKTIVSQGSNLQASNIVTNILSGVGQNLNKQITKQGLSTLQKQNVDVSPKDIQGITNPVKVDDHKVNKVKDHQGGGNAPFLMFMPVWMGSMITSVLLFYAFRTSNNFAIQHRIIASVGQMVTAVLAAFLGSFAYVYFMKGVLGFHFDHPNRVALFIALAIMVFVGLILGIMVWLGMKSLPIFILLMFFSMQMVTLPKQMLPEGDQKWAYGWNPFTHYTTTLKEIIYMNKAIELNSTVWMLIGFMIFGIISSLIAAIVRKHSTKRTEIPS, encoded by the coding sequence ATGAATATCTTTAAAAGCAAATTATTATGGTTAGCACCAATTGCTGCGATTTTAATCTTAGTTATTTTTTCACTAGCATTTTATCCAGCATTTAATCCAAAACCTAAAGATTTACCAATTGCCATCGTCAATAATGATGAAGGTACAACTATTCAAAGTAATAAAGTTGATATTGGTAAGAAAATAGAAGATAAATTATTAGATAGTGATTCAGATAAAATTAAATGGATCAAAGTTGATAAAGAATCTGATTTGAAAAAAGGATTCGATAATGAGAAATATTATGGGGCAGTTGTATTTGAAAAAGACTTTTCAAAAAATGCAATGAGTAAAACTCAAAAAGTTGTTATGGATAGTAAAAAGTCAGAGATGAAAGAAAAAGTTGAATCTGGTGAAATTCCAGCACAACAAGCTCAAAAAATGAAAGAAAAAATGGGTAATCAAAGTGTTAACGTAAAACAAGCTAAACTTAAAACGATTGTAAGCCAAGGTTCAAATTTACAAGCATCAAACATTGTTACAAATATACTATCAGGTGTCGGACAAAACTTAAATAAACAAATTACTAAACAAGGTTTATCTACACTTCAAAAACAGAATGTAGATGTAAGTCCTAAAGATATCCAAGGCATCACTAATCCGGTTAAAGTTGATGATCACAAAGTAAATAAAGTTAAAGATCATCAAGGTGGCGGTAATGCACCATTCTTAATGTTTATGCCAGTTTGGATGGGCTCAATGATTACTTCAGTGTTATTATTCTATGCATTTAGAACTAGTAATAACTTTGCGATACAACATAGAATTATTGCATCTGTAGGACAAATGGTAACTGCAGTACTTGCAGCTTTCTTAGGCAGCTTTGCATATGTGTACTTTATGAAAGGTGTATTAGGATTCCATTTCGATCATCCTAATAGAGTTGCATTGTTCATTGCTCTAGCAATAATGGTATTTGTTGGATTAATACTAGGAATTATGGTTTGGTTAGGTATGAAATCTCTACCTATCTTCATCTTACTCATGTTCTTCAGTATGCAAATGGTTACTTTACCAAAACAAATGCTCCCAGAAGGAGATCAAAAATGGGCTTATGGATGGAATCCATTTACACACTATACTACTACGCTCAAAGAGATTATTTATATGAATAAAGCAATTGAGTTAAATAGTACAGTTTGGATGCTAATTGGCTTTATGATTTTCGGTATCATTTCAAGTTTAATCGCAGCAATAGTTAGAAAACATAGTACTAAACGTACTGAAATACCTTCATAA
- a CDS encoding NAD(P)/FAD-dependent oxidoreductase: MEDVTIIGGGPAGLFASFYSGLRGMSVRIIDVQDKLGGKMQIYPEKIIWDIGGVAPKPCYQIIEDMIKQGLHFNPKVNLNERVTDIRKVSERHFEIETSEGHIYESKAVIFAIGGGIINPKPLDIKGAERYQLTNLHYVVQSFSKFRDKDVLISGGGNTALDWARDIAKIAKSVTVIYRKSETSGYEAMNGILKELGVQLLPNTKIKQFIGNDNDTRIHQVKLENVESGKIETQAFDEVIISHGFDHENPLLKDCTSQFELYDEYRVKGFGNTTTSVEGIYACGDIVHHDAKVHLIASAFSDAGNAANLAKTYIEPHAATEGYVSSHNDIFKESNKDIVNQYLY; encoded by the coding sequence ATGGAAGACGTTACGATTATAGGTGGCGGTCCAGCTGGCTTGTTTGCAAGTTTCTACTCTGGGTTGAGAGGGATGTCAGTTAGAATCATTGATGTGCAAGATAAGTTAGGTGGTAAAATGCAAATTTATCCGGAGAAAATTATTTGGGACATTGGTGGTGTTGCACCTAAACCGTGCTACCAGATTATCGAAGATATGATTAAACAAGGTTTACATTTTAATCCTAAAGTAAATTTAAATGAACGTGTTACTGATATACGTAAAGTTTCAGAAAGACATTTTGAAATTGAAACAAGTGAAGGGCACATTTATGAATCCAAAGCAGTTATTTTCGCTATTGGAGGAGGGATCATTAATCCAAAACCGCTTGATATTAAAGGTGCAGAACGTTATCAACTTACAAATCTTCACTATGTCGTTCAGTCATTTTCAAAATTTAGAGATAAAGATGTCCTTATTTCCGGTGGAGGAAATACTGCATTAGATTGGGCGCGAGATATTGCGAAAATTGCCAAAAGCGTAACGGTGATTTATCGAAAATCAGAAACAAGTGGTTATGAAGCTATGAATGGGATTCTTAAAGAACTTGGTGTACAATTACTGCCAAACACTAAAATTAAACAATTTATTGGAAATGACAATGATACACGTATTCATCAAGTGAAACTGGAGAATGTTGAGAGCGGTAAAATCGAAACTCAAGCTTTTGATGAAGTCATAATTAGTCATGGCTTTGATCATGAGAATCCACTACTCAAAGATTGTACATCACAATTTGAACTTTATGATGAATACCGAGTTAAAGGCTTTGGGAATACGACTACTAGTGTAGAGGGTATTTACGCATGTGGCGATATCGTGCACCATGATGCTAAAGTACATTTAATTGCGAGCGCATTCAGTGATGCTGGTAATGCTGCTAATTTAGCTAAGACGTACATCGAACCTCATGCAGCAACTGAAGGTTATGTATCAAGTCATAACGATATCTTTAAGGAGTCAAACAAAGATATTGTGAACCAATATCTATACTAA
- the efeO gene encoding iron uptake system protein EfeO: MKKLPVILLASTLMLAACGNDNNSKDSSSSTNNSSGGNKKELNEATKKYEKYTDKQLDQFLKGTQQFVDAIKDNNMQKAKELYPKVRMYYERSEPVAEAFGDLDPKIDARLADMKEEKKEDQWTGYHKIEKQLYQDNKIDSTTKKDADQLLKDAKELHAKADTLDITPKLMLQGSVDLLNEVSTSKITGEEEIYSHTDLYDFKANIEGAQKIYELFKPTLEKKDKKLSSNIQKNFDKVNKLLDKYKDGDGYKSYNDVTKKDRKALADAVNALGEPLSKMAVVTE; this comes from the coding sequence ATGAAAAAGTTACCGGTTATTTTATTAGCATCAACGTTAATGTTAGCAGCATGTGGAAACGACAATAATAGTAAAGATAGTTCAAGTTCAACAAATAATAGTAGTGGTGGTAATAAAAAGGAATTAAATGAAGCTACTAAGAAGTATGAAAAGTACACAGATAAGCAACTCGATCAATTCTTAAAAGGTACGCAACAATTCGTTGATGCAATTAAAGATAACAATATGCAAAAGGCTAAAGAATTATATCCTAAGGTACGTATGTATTATGAACGTTCAGAACCAGTTGCCGAGGCTTTCGGTGATTTAGATCCTAAGATTGACGCTCGTTTAGCAGATATGAAAGAAGAGAAAAAAGAAGATCAATGGACAGGATATCATAAAATTGAAAAACAACTTTATCAAGACAATAAAATTGACAGTACTACTAAAAAGGATGCTGATCAATTGTTAAAAGATGCTAAAGAATTACATGCAAAAGCTGATACATTAGATATTACACCTAAATTAATGCTTCAAGGATCAGTAGACTTATTAAATGAAGTTTCAACATCTAAAATTACAGGTGAAGAAGAAATTTATTCTCATACTGATTTATACGACTTTAAAGCTAATATTGAAGGCGCGCAAAAAATATATGAGTTATTTAAACCTACTCTAGAGAAAAAAGATAAAAAGTTAAGTTCAAATATTCAAAAGAACTTTGACAAGGTAAATAAATTACTTGATAAATATAAAGACGGTGATGGTTATAAATCTTATAATGATGTAACTAAGAAAGATAGAAAAGCATTGGCTGATGCTGTAAATGCTTTAGGTGAACCATTAAGTAAGATGGCTGTGGTTACAGAATGA
- a CDS encoding YcnI family protein has product MLRKLISMTIVLFFAIGCFKYADAHVTLNPNQSEPGSYDKYDVRVPVEQDNNTVKVELNVPKGVNVANVAPVEGFKHQFKKDKKGNITKITWKATGKGIGPNEFIEFPIVAANPEDEGTFKWKAYQTYDNGDVVKWTGKENSEHPAPTTTVKKGASSNDKKSEASTSNGGGSIALWIVSIFAIIISLVALFKHARNKK; this is encoded by the coding sequence ATGTTACGCAAATTGATATCAATGACAATTGTTTTATTTTTTGCGATTGGATGTTTTAAATACGCCGATGCGCACGTGACACTTAATCCCAACCAAAGTGAACCAGGATCTTATGACAAATATGATGTGAGGGTTCCAGTTGAGCAAGATAATAACACTGTCAAAGTTGAATTGAATGTCCCTAAAGGTGTCAACGTAGCAAACGTCGCACCTGTTGAAGGATTTAAGCATCAATTTAAAAAAGATAAGAAAGGCAATATCACTAAAATTACATGGAAAGCTACTGGTAAAGGAATAGGACCTAACGAGTTTATAGAATTTCCGATTGTAGCAGCTAATCCTGAAGATGAGGGCACATTTAAATGGAAAGCATATCAAACGTATGATAACGGTGATGTTGTAAAATGGACTGGTAAAGAAAATAGTGAACATCCTGCTCCAACTACTACTGTGAAAAAAGGTGCAAGTTCAAATGATAAAAAATCTGAAGCATCAACTTCAAATGGTGGAGGCTCAATCGCTTTATGGATTGTGTCCATCTTTGCAATAATTATTTCATTAGTTGCTCTATTTAAACATGCACGTAATAAAAAATAA
- a CDS encoding GNAT family N-acetyltransferase, which yields MVEINFEAPKVQEYCDLRVNAGMSPKSIEAAEKGLPNACFNVTIYDDNKLIGMGRVIGDGGTAFQIVDIAVNKEYQGLGHGRTIMEEIMKYINRVAEKGTYISLMADYPADKLYEKFGFISTEPHSKGMYIKY from the coding sequence ATGGTAGAAATTAATTTTGAAGCACCTAAAGTTCAAGAATACTGTGATTTAAGAGTCAACGCTGGTATGAGTCCTAAGTCAATTGAAGCTGCTGAAAAGGGGTTACCCAATGCTTGTTTTAATGTCACAATTTATGATGACAATAAGCTCATTGGTATGGGGCGTGTTATAGGAGATGGTGGTACTGCTTTTCAGATTGTAGATATCGCAGTAAATAAAGAATACCAAGGTTTGGGACATGGGCGTACTATAATGGAAGAAATTATGAAGTATATTAATCGAGTGGCTGAAAAAGGAACATATATAAGTTTAATGGCAGATTATCCAGCTGATAAACTTTATGAAAAGTTTGGGTTCATAAGTACCGAGCCACATTCAAAAGGAATGTATATCAAGTATTAA